In Mycobacterium stomatepiae, the following are encoded in one genomic region:
- a CDS encoding NAD-binding protein produces the protein MGELFQFHREIIVSGDDPLSKTIAEELRGAGARLIKINTAADLLGAGVHRARAVVCAGPNDAVNLEIALLAREYSPNVRVVARLANDVLREAVTTVNGPGAILDVADLAAPSLVEAVLSRNAHQFDTAGIEFVVWGSEAPYNATLREIYADLAPVAVVHGKNSPAPGEVVPCPGRDLQVYAGDWTSMIGVKDELEARGFTLPPATATRSRHSRIRRAIDAARTMRDDVNPLLLPSLVFALFLTLGSTAVEQFAYQHQQMSWLDALYFTSETITTVGYGEFGFGEESVFLRLFNVGLMFGGAIVTAILVAFLADLMLSRRFVQTAGLRRARHMRDHIVVIGLGSIGVRVVSDLATAGYDVLVIEPNVNNRFLPTVAELDVPVIFGDSAMRQTLESARVDRARGVAVVTQDDMENIETGIVLLEILGSDTKVPIVMRVQGRALGTAVNRRFGFENVRSIVDLAAPWFIGAAMGLQVLGTFWVGQRSFMVGGMLVAEGSELDGLRMVDLSTQTRVIAITRPEGPVRLRPRRDALLKAGDTVYVIGPYRELIATLRKGQPPPLTAVNGERAATLAAARAHRPDVRRPRWAPEQQA, from the coding sequence ATGGGCGAACTCTTTCAATTCCATCGCGAAATCATCGTCAGCGGCGACGACCCGCTGTCGAAGACGATCGCCGAGGAGCTAAGGGGTGCGGGCGCTCGGCTCATCAAGATCAACACCGCCGCCGATCTTCTGGGCGCCGGGGTACATCGCGCGCGCGCCGTCGTCTGCGCTGGACCCAATGACGCGGTGAACCTCGAAATTGCCTTGTTGGCAAGAGAATACAGTCCGAATGTCCGCGTGGTGGCGCGTCTGGCCAATGACGTGCTGCGCGAAGCGGTGACCACCGTCAATGGCCCGGGCGCGATCTTGGACGTCGCCGATCTCGCGGCGCCCTCCCTTGTCGAGGCGGTACTGTCGCGTAACGCGCACCAGTTCGACACGGCCGGTATCGAATTCGTCGTCTGGGGATCCGAGGCTCCCTACAACGCGACACTGCGCGAGATCTACGCCGACCTGGCCCCGGTCGCGGTGGTCCACGGCAAGAACTCACCCGCCCCCGGCGAGGTGGTGCCGTGTCCCGGCCGGGATCTGCAGGTCTATGCCGGCGACTGGACGTCGATGATCGGCGTCAAAGACGAGTTGGAAGCGCGCGGGTTCACCTTGCCTCCCGCAACCGCGACGCGCTCGCGTCACTCACGGATACGCCGCGCCATCGATGCCGCGCGCACCATGCGCGACGACGTCAACCCGCTGCTTCTGCCCTCGTTGGTCTTCGCGCTGTTCCTCACGCTCGGCTCGACGGCCGTGGAGCAGTTCGCCTATCAGCATCAGCAGATGTCGTGGCTCGATGCGCTGTACTTCACCTCCGAGACGATCACGACCGTGGGCTATGGCGAATTCGGTTTCGGCGAGGAATCCGTTTTCCTGCGACTGTTCAATGTCGGGTTGATGTTCGGTGGCGCGATCGTTACCGCCATCCTTGTCGCTTTTCTCGCGGACCTGATGCTGTCCCGGCGCTTCGTCCAGACGGCCGGGCTGCGCCGGGCACGCCATATGCGCGACCACATCGTCGTGATCGGACTGGGCTCGATCGGCGTCCGCGTCGTCAGCGACCTGGCGACCGCCGGATACGACGTCCTCGTCATCGAACCGAACGTGAATAACCGATTTCTGCCGACGGTGGCCGAACTGGACGTGCCGGTGATTTTCGGAGACTCGGCGATGCGCCAGACGCTGGAATCCGCCCGTGTCGATCGCGCCCGCGGAGTCGCAGTGGTGACGCAGGACGACATGGAGAACATCGAGACCGGGATCGTCTTGCTGGAGATTTTGGGATCGGATACCAAGGTCCCGATCGTCATGCGGGTGCAAGGCCGCGCGCTGGGCACCGCGGTGAATCGGCGGTTCGGTTTCGAGAATGTGCGATCGATCGTCGACCTGGCGGCCCCGTGGTTCATCGGCGCGGCGATGGGACTGCAGGTGCTGGGCACGTTTTGGGTCGGGCAGCGTTCCTTCATGGTCGGCGGAATGCTCGTGGCGGAGGGCAGCGAGCTCGATGGTCTGCGCATGGTGGACTTGTCCACCCAGACGCGGGTCATCGCGATCACTCGACCGGAGGGGCCGGTTCGGCTACGCCCCCGCCGCGACGCTCTATTGAAAGCCGGTGACACGGTCTATGTGATCGGGCCCTATCGCGAGTTGATCGCAACGCTGCGCAAGGGCCAGCCTCCGCCGCTGACCGCCGTCAACGGAGAGCGTGCGGCGACGCTGGCGGCGGCGCGTGCACACAGGCCGGACGTCCGCCGGCCACGGTGGGCACCCGAACAGCAGGCTTGA
- a CDS encoding lysophospholipid acyltransferase family protein, producing MTANRMPSVLRHGLWRTVCAASGGLTVSGRWRATGACVVVANHSSHADSAVLLAALPPATRPVIGAAADYWFAVPTRRAVATSLIGVLPVRRSGDGTYAALLAAAGPALKAGRTVVIYPEGTRSTDDTIGEFRSGALRLACDCGVPILPVAIAGTADVLPKNGRYSPAPMRVQIGAPLDPHTTSAPQLRAHVLALREDAGAELVDRYALAS from the coding sequence ATGACCGCGAACCGGATGCCGAGCGTGCTTCGGCACGGGCTCTGGCGGACCGTGTGCGCCGCCTCGGGCGGCCTGACCGTCAGCGGACGCTGGCGCGCCACAGGCGCTTGCGTGGTCGTAGCCAATCACAGCTCGCATGCCGACTCCGCGGTGCTGCTGGCGGCGCTGCCGCCCGCGACCCGGCCGGTGATCGGCGCGGCGGCCGACTATTGGTTCGCCGTACCCACGCGGCGCGCCGTGGCGACCTCACTGATCGGCGTCCTGCCGGTGCGGCGCTCCGGTGACGGCACCTATGCCGCACTGCTCGCAGCGGCGGGCCCCGCGCTGAAAGCCGGACGCACGGTCGTCATCTACCCGGAGGGAACCCGGTCGACCGACGACACCATCGGTGAGTTCCGTTCCGGCGCACTGCGATTGGCCTGCGATTGCGGTGTACCGATCTTGCCCGTCGCGATCGCGGGCACCGCGGACGTACTGCCTAAGAACGGCCGCTACTCCCCCGCCCCGATGCGCGTTCAGATCGGTGCGCCGCTCGACCCACACACCACGTCGGCCCCGCAGCTGCGGGCACACGTACTGGCCTTGCGCGAGGACGCGGGGGCCGAGCTCGTCGACCGCTACGCGCTCGCGTCCTGA
- the mtf2 gene encoding fatty-acid O-methyltransferase Mtf2, with amino-acid sequence MELKAPEFRPSPLWTLKAKFIQFIYQYFYPYLTRRLRSDDVLFLNYGYEEDPPMGVPLPASDEHDRYFIQLYHRIATQVDLAGKRVLEVGCGHGGGASYLMRTTHPASYTGLDLNPVGIAFCQQRHHLDGLEFVKGDAEQLPFPDQSFDAVINIESSHLYREFPRFLDEVGRVLSPGGHFLYADFRFADTVAAWEAQLANAPMSMLSHRTINEQVMRGMEKNSQWWMRAVERLVPAFLHRWLLVHGYVLVWRVYQDMQRGGSTDYRMYCFAKA; translated from the coding sequence ATGGAACTCAAGGCCCCAGAGTTTCGTCCGTCGCCGCTTTGGACTCTCAAAGCGAAATTCATCCAGTTCATATATCAATACTTTTATCCCTACCTGACCCGTCGGCTCCGTTCGGACGATGTTTTGTTCCTCAATTACGGCTACGAGGAAGACCCGCCGATGGGGGTGCCGCTACCGGCTTCCGACGAGCACGACCGGTACTTTATCCAGCTCTACCACCGGATCGCTACCCAGGTGGACCTCGCTGGCAAACGAGTGCTGGAGGTCGGTTGCGGCCACGGCGGCGGCGCTTCTTACCTGATGCGTACAACGCATCCGGCCTCGTATACGGGACTGGACTTGAACCCCGTCGGCATCGCGTTCTGCCAACAACGGCACCATCTCGACGGCTTGGAATTCGTGAAAGGCGACGCCGAACAGCTGCCGTTCCCCGACCAATCTTTCGACGCGGTAATCAATATCGAGTCCTCGCACCTTTACCGCGAGTTTCCGCGCTTCCTCGACGAGGTCGGCCGGGTGCTGAGCCCGGGAGGCCATTTCCTGTATGCCGACTTCCGCTTTGCTGACACCGTCGCAGCCTGGGAGGCGCAGCTAGCCAACGCGCCAATGTCGATGCTTTCGCACAGGACAATCAATGAACAGGTCATGCGGGGGATGGAGAAAAATTCGCAGTGGTGGATGCGCGCGGTCGAGCGTCTGGTCCCGGCATTCCTGCACAGGTGGCTGCTGGTCCACGGCTACGTGCTCGTGTGGCGGGTCTATCAGGACATGCAAAGGGGCGGATCCACCGACTACCGGATGTACTGCTTCGCGAAGGCGTGA
- a CDS encoding SDR family NAD(P)-dependent oxidoreductase, whose translation MSQPHPLDRYVGSWALVTGSARERGLGFAYACEIASRRVNLVLVDILAEELEARAATLRTEYGVEVRTITVDLGDLSVYPRILERLADITVDVLVCNRMYTPKDTPKILDMSLGVHNAMIDVNARAYVNLIYPFAHLMTRRGRGAIVIVSSGAGLIPAPYTGAYAANKAFQTVFGEVLWYETRGTGVDVLVMSAGLMDTQGHTLSQYPRWQIAAPRDAAAETLSAIGRRHLVMPGRPNRFTTLLTTRLIPRRRAVMTMGRFMERGLGKN comes from the coding sequence GTGAGTCAACCCCATCCCCTCGACCGATACGTGGGCTCTTGGGCACTGGTAACGGGCAGCGCCAGGGAACGAGGCCTGGGCTTTGCGTACGCATGCGAGATTGCCAGCCGCCGTGTCAATCTCGTGCTGGTAGACATTCTGGCCGAGGAGCTGGAGGCCCGGGCGGCGACGCTTCGAACCGAGTACGGCGTCGAAGTCCGCACCATCACAGTCGATCTCGGCGACTTGTCGGTCTATCCGAGAATCCTCGAGCGGCTCGCCGACATCACCGTCGACGTCCTTGTCTGCAATCGCATGTACACCCCGAAGGACACGCCGAAAATCCTGGATATGTCGTTGGGCGTTCACAACGCGATGATCGATGTCAATGCGCGCGCCTACGTGAACCTGATCTACCCCTTCGCGCATCTGATGACGCGGCGGGGACGGGGAGCCATCGTGATCGTTTCATCGGGCGCCGGCCTGATTCCAGCGCCCTACACCGGCGCATACGCCGCCAACAAGGCTTTTCAAACCGTCTTTGGTGAGGTGCTGTGGTACGAAACCCGCGGTACCGGCGTTGACGTCTTGGTCATGTCCGCCGGCCTGATGGACACGCAGGGCCACACGTTATCGCAGTATCCACGCTGGCAGATCGCCGCCCCACGAGATGCCGCCGCGGAAACGCTAAGCGCCATTGGCCGTAGGCATCTCGTCATGCCCGGACGGCCGAATCGCTTCACCACCCTGCTCACCACCCGGCTGATCCCACGTCGCCGCGCCGTAATGACCATGGGGCGCTTCATGGAACGTGGATTGGGCAAGAACTAG
- a CDS encoding ABC transporter ATP-binding protein/permease translates to MAPTITTRIPRATMVGGLDVRDVSLTLERNIVALDQISFAARPGTLTAVIGPSGAGKSTLARVITGAARPSGGAVALDGRDLHTASSKSLRHRIGMVPQDDVVHPRLTVGQALEFAAELRMPADTAACDRRQVIASVLEELELTTYTATRIEKLSGGQRKRVSIALELLTRPSLLVLDEPTTGLDPALDRAVMTTLRRLADAGRVIVVVTHSLTFLDVCDQVLLLAPGGKTAFCGRPGEIGSAIGARDWADIFSIVCADPDGMRRRFMHGMGSQDALTAIQVICHQPAQRSEPAGPGRWRQLWTLARRQVRLLVANRGYFVFLAALPFIVGLLPLTVAGHAGLGHADGSVPFEAKHVIALMSFAAILMGVTLTARDLVGERAIFHREQAAGLSTSAYLLAKIVVFGGAATLQSAILVLLVTAPGIGKPGPSGAAALGSPMLELFVGVAATCVVAMVAGLAISALARTSDQVIVLLAMTLMTQLVLAGGFIPVTDRPLFEILAWFTPGRWGFAATASTADLTHLVVGIANDPHWRRAESAWFFDMAMLAVLGLTFAGFAWWKSRPTVRA, encoded by the coding sequence GTGGCACCCACAATCACCACCCGTATCCCGCGGGCGACGATGGTCGGTGGGCTCGACGTACGCGACGTGAGTCTTACTCTCGAACGCAATATTGTTGCACTGGACCAGATTTCGTTCGCCGCACGTCCCGGCACCTTGACGGCGGTGATCGGCCCTTCGGGTGCGGGCAAGTCCACTCTTGCCCGAGTGATCACCGGGGCGGCGCGTCCGAGCGGCGGAGCGGTGGCGTTGGACGGGCGCGACCTGCACACCGCGTCGAGCAAGTCGTTGCGCCACCGGATCGGGATGGTGCCGCAGGACGACGTGGTCCATCCCCGGCTGACCGTCGGGCAGGCGCTGGAATTCGCGGCCGAACTGCGGATGCCCGCCGACACGGCCGCGTGCGATCGCCGTCAGGTAATCGCCTCGGTACTCGAGGAACTCGAGCTGACGACCTACACCGCGACCCGCATCGAAAAGTTGTCGGGCGGGCAGCGCAAGCGCGTGTCAATTGCCTTGGAGCTGTTGACACGTCCCTCGCTACTGGTGCTCGACGAACCCACGACGGGCCTCGATCCCGCGCTGGACCGCGCCGTCATGACCACGCTGCGCCGGCTCGCCGACGCGGGTCGGGTGATTGTAGTGGTGACGCATTCGTTGACGTTTCTCGATGTCTGCGACCAGGTACTGCTGCTGGCACCCGGTGGCAAGACGGCATTCTGCGGCCGCCCGGGCGAGATCGGGTCGGCGATCGGCGCCCGCGACTGGGCCGACATCTTCAGCATCGTCTGCGCCGATCCCGACGGGATGCGACGTCGTTTCATGCACGGCATGGGATCGCAGGACGCACTCACGGCGATTCAGGTCATCTGCCATCAGCCCGCGCAACGGAGTGAACCCGCAGGTCCCGGCCGATGGCGCCAGCTGTGGACGCTGGCACGCCGGCAGGTGCGACTCCTGGTCGCCAACCGCGGTTACTTCGTTTTCCTGGCCGCACTGCCGTTCATCGTCGGGCTGCTGCCCCTGACCGTCGCCGGTCATGCCGGGCTCGGCCACGCGGACGGGTCCGTACCGTTCGAGGCGAAGCACGTCATTGCGTTGATGAGCTTCGCCGCAATCCTGATGGGCGTCACGCTCACCGCACGCGACCTCGTCGGCGAACGCGCAATCTTCCATCGCGAGCAAGCCGCTGGATTATCCACCTCCGCATACCTTCTGGCGAAGATCGTAGTGTTCGGCGGGGCCGCGACTTTACAGTCGGCGATCCTGGTTCTGCTCGTCACGGCACCCGGGATCGGCAAGCCTGGGCCGTCGGGGGCGGCGGCACTGGGCAGCCCGATGTTGGAGCTGTTCGTTGGCGTGGCGGCTACCTGCGTGGTGGCGATGGTTGCGGGGCTTGCGATTTCGGCGTTGGCGCGCACCAGTGACCAGGTGATCGTGCTGCTGGCGATGACCTTGATGACGCAACTGGTGCTCGCCGGTGGGTTCATCCCGGTGACGGACCGGCCGCTGTTCGAAATCCTCGCCTGGTTCACGCCCGGGCGATGGGGTTTCGCGGCCACCGCGTCGACCGCGGATCTGACCCACCTCGTGGTCGGAATCGCGAACGACCCCCACTGGCGCCGCGCCGAGTCGGCATGGTTTTTCGATATGGCCATGTTGGCTGTGCTGGGGTTGACCTTCGCCGGTTTCGCGTGGTGGAAGAGTCGTCCCACGGTGCGCGCGTGA
- a CDS encoding CDP-alcohol phosphatidyltransferase family protein, producing the protein MTSLYALKPWFTRRLTPIVDAAVARQVSPDVFTAAGVTAAAAAGVAVAFGCWPLAALFMVLRLAGANLDGAVARARGVSRPWGFVVNELGDRTADLFAFAGLAVWAARQHGPGLHWLSWLVFQVLVATLAATLPTFASLAAAAAGATRRNGGPLGKTERCLFVVLATAFPVVMPVLLAQLVNGSLITTVLRLRAARRELKPQRVVLVEHFDAVTQPIDVVTQPINTITRPLNLVTRPLAAVAA; encoded by the coding sequence GTGACCAGCCTCTACGCGCTCAAGCCGTGGTTTACCCGGCGTTTGACGCCCATCGTCGACGCCGCTGTGGCGCGGCAGGTCTCGCCGGATGTGTTCACCGCGGCCGGCGTGACCGCGGCTGCGGCTGCCGGAGTGGCGGTCGCGTTCGGCTGCTGGCCGCTCGCGGCGCTGTTCATGGTGTTGCGGCTGGCCGGGGCCAACCTCGACGGCGCGGTGGCCCGCGCTCGTGGCGTCAGCCGGCCTTGGGGGTTCGTCGTCAACGAGCTCGGCGACCGAACGGCGGACCTGTTCGCCTTCGCCGGTCTGGCGGTGTGGGCGGCCCGGCAGCATGGCCCCGGACTGCACTGGCTGTCCTGGCTGGTGTTTCAGGTGTTGGTCGCCACGCTGGCCGCGACTCTTCCGACGTTCGCATCGCTGGCCGCGGCGGCCGCCGGCGCCACACGCCGCAACGGTGGCCCGCTCGGCAAGACCGAGCGCTGCCTGTTCGTGGTGCTGGCCACGGCGTTCCCGGTCGTCATGCCGGTACTGCTGGCGCAGTTGGTGAACGGTTCACTGATCACCACGGTGCTGCGGCTGCGGGCGGCGCGCCGCGAGCTGAAGCCTCAGCGCGTTGTCTTGGTGGAGCACTTCGACGCGGTCACGCAGCCGATCGACGTGGTCACGCAGCCGATCAACACGATCACCCGACCGTTGAACCTCGTCACGCGACCCCTCGCGGCAGTGGCAGCATGA
- a CDS encoding LLM class F420-dependent oxidoreductase — protein MKFGVATFVNDDTIDTVSLARGIEERGFTSLVIAEHTHIPASRESPYPMGGELPSIYYRTLDPFVTLAAAAAVTSSIELFTGIALLIQRDPIITAKEAASIDLISGGRFIFGVGAGWNIEELRDHGTDPKTRGALLDERIEAIKALWTTEPAEYHGKHVNFDSSYLRPKPVQTPHPPIFIGGDSDATVKRVIRHDAGWISNPLPLEHLAKRIDQLREGSGRDVPLAMFGTPAKPDYWQAAQDLGYGRLALLLPSRPLDESLRLLDDYAAKVDSYQG, from the coding sequence ATGAAGTTCGGAGTCGCAACGTTCGTCAACGACGACACGATCGACACGGTGTCCCTGGCACGTGGCATCGAAGAGCGTGGTTTCACGTCCCTGGTCATCGCGGAACACACGCACATCCCGGCGAGCCGGGAGTCTCCCTACCCGATGGGCGGCGAACTGCCGTCGATCTACTACCGGACCCTCGACCCGTTTGTGACGCTGGCCGCGGCGGCCGCGGTGACCTCGTCCATCGAGCTGTTCACCGGGATCGCCTTGCTGATCCAACGCGACCCGATCATCACGGCAAAGGAAGCGGCCAGCATCGACCTGATCTCCGGTGGCCGCTTCATATTCGGCGTGGGCGCGGGCTGGAACATCGAAGAGTTGCGCGATCACGGCACCGACCCGAAGACCCGCGGCGCTCTGCTCGATGAGCGCATCGAGGCCATCAAGGCGCTGTGGACCACGGAACCCGCTGAGTACCACGGCAAGCACGTCAACTTTGATTCTTCCTACCTGCGGCCCAAGCCCGTTCAGACACCGCACCCGCCGATTTTCATCGGCGGCGACTCCGATGCCACGGTCAAGCGGGTGATTCGCCACGACGCGGGCTGGATATCCAATCCGCTCCCGTTGGAGCATCTGGCCAAGCGCATCGATCAACTGCGTGAGGGCAGCGGGCGCGATGTCCCACTGGCGATGTTCGGCACACCGGCTAAACCCGACTATTGGCAAGCGGCGCAGGATTTGGGCTACGGCCGACTCGCCTTGCTGTTGCCCAGCCGCCCGCTCGACGAATCGTTGCGGTTGCTCGACGACTACGCCGCAAAGGTCGACAGCTACCAGGGCTAA
- a CDS encoding RNA 2'-phosphotransferase, producing MADELDVDLVALHVGSNQVLNGIGEAAIDFAGHEDGLAEATPGWIGSSQLALGQLAARWETQHSHHKLRVGGLGTHVAEAMVAFATNEDDSASAIRSVREQG from the coding sequence GTGGCTGATGAGTTGGATGTCGATCTCGTCGCACTGCACGTTGGCAGCAACCAAGTGCTCAACGGGATCGGTGAGGCCGCTATCGACTTCGCCGGCCATGAAGACGGGCTAGCCGAGGCCACACCGGGCTGGATCGGGTCCTCGCAGCTGGCGTTGGGTCAGCTGGCTGCCCGGTGGGAGACCCAGCACAGCCATCACAAGCTCCGGGTGGGCGGGTTGGGGACGCACGTCGCCGAAGCGATGGTCGCGTTCGCTACGAACGAGGACGACTCGGCCAGCGCGATCAGGTCGGTGCGAGAACAGGGGTAG
- a CDS encoding restriction endonuclease has protein sequence MRIAFIFLPLYFGLLLGYFTHRVALGLVGACCGLLFAGLIQPAYRRSRRRPRTHAAISEVDAMDGVEFEDYVAARMQRAGWEVSFTPAVGDYGVDLIAQKDGQYAAIQCKRHGKTVGVAAVQQVVAGARHHGCTRSIVVSNQEFTTAAKQLAYTHGCQLIGRKALRSWVPAPTGKALRD, from the coding sequence ATGAGGATCGCGTTCATCTTTCTCCCGCTTTACTTCGGGCTTCTGTTGGGCTACTTCACGCACCGCGTCGCGCTGGGCCTGGTAGGTGCCTGCTGTGGCCTCCTGTTCGCCGGACTCATCCAGCCGGCCTACCGTCGGTCACGGCGCCGACCACGGACCCATGCAGCCATCAGCGAGGTCGACGCGATGGACGGCGTGGAGTTCGAAGACTACGTCGCCGCACGTATGCAACGCGCGGGCTGGGAGGTCAGCTTCACCCCCGCCGTGGGCGACTACGGCGTTGACCTGATCGCGCAAAAGGACGGCCAGTACGCGGCGATCCAGTGCAAGCGGCACGGCAAGACGGTCGGCGTCGCGGCCGTCCAGCAGGTGGTGGCGGGTGCGCGTCATCACGGGTGCACGCGGAGCATCGTGGTGAGCAATCAGGAGTTTACCACTGCCGCAAAGCAATTGGCCTACACGCACGGCTGTCAATTAATCGGTCGCAAGGCGTTACGAAGCTGGGTACCCGCACCCACCGGAAAGGCATTGCGCGACTGA
- a CDS encoding CAP domain-containing protein, translating to MTRKVKIAAVLSLGAFSLTAPRTVANFRAHADESLYSGVNLVREGCGAIGNDPRLTEAAQRHANDMLRSGVNGHIGSDGSSPQVRITDAGYRTPYSGEVVFWGTGSAANPNEALDLWMQSPPHRAIILNCAYTEVGFATASDGNKMTIVGDFAA from the coding sequence ATGACGAGAAAGGTCAAGATTGCTGCCGTGCTCTCGCTCGGCGCCTTCTCCCTAACGGCTCCCCGGACCGTTGCTAATTTTAGGGCGCACGCAGACGAGTCGTTGTACAGCGGCGTCAATCTGGTTCGCGAAGGATGCGGGGCGATCGGCAACGACCCGCGTCTGACAGAAGCCGCGCAGCGGCACGCCAACGACATGCTCAGAAGCGGCGTGAATGGCCACATCGGTTCGGACGGCTCTTCACCGCAGGTGCGTATCACCGATGCGGGCTATCGGACTCCCTACAGTGGTGAGGTCGTCTTCTGGGGCACCGGATCTGCGGCCAATCCGAATGAGGCGCTCGACTTGTGGATGCAAAGTCCGCCACACCGCGCGATCATCCTGAACTGCGCATACACCGAGGTCGGCTTCGCCACCGCGTCTGACGGCAACAAAATGACCATCGTTGGAGATTTCGCCGCGTGA
- a CDS encoding phosphatidate cytidylyltransferase gives MTIVEKYLSFVHRDRRMPLHVDLGPMHIHLYSRAVFLLWVTVAILALAGIVVLVSRKRELIQKWRTWALIAPAVGLPVWLGHGTTAALAAALAVVAVIEYARLVRLRRLDTCVLVALAVLYPIAAWLRPSLLQLAPAAVLLCALPSVFGGDVEHGAKRTAFAGFGSVWICWSLAHLVMVWPDTYLLCFAVAATDVAAWCGGKGLRRMAWARRPLSPLSPNKTVGGMVGAIIGASVILSLLGTISIGLLVAVSIGGVFGDLLESMFKRQAQVKDAGCWLPGFGGLLDRIDSLLLVLPLAYLLG, from the coding sequence ATGACGATCGTCGAGAAGTACCTATCGTTCGTCCACCGCGATCGGCGGATGCCGCTCCACGTCGACCTGGGCCCGATGCACATCCACCTCTACTCCCGGGCCGTTTTTCTGCTGTGGGTCACGGTGGCGATCCTGGCGCTGGCCGGCATCGTCGTCCTGGTCTCGCGCAAGCGGGAGCTGATCCAGAAATGGCGTACCTGGGCGCTCATCGCGCCCGCGGTTGGCCTCCCGGTGTGGCTTGGTCACGGCACCACCGCGGCACTGGCGGCGGCACTGGCCGTTGTCGCGGTGATCGAATACGCGCGATTGGTGAGGCTGCGCCGACTCGATACCTGTGTGCTTGTAGCGCTGGCGGTGCTCTACCCGATCGCCGCCTGGTTGCGCCCGTCGCTGTTGCAGCTCGCGCCCGCCGCCGTGCTGCTGTGCGCGCTGCCCTCGGTGTTCGGCGGGGATGTCGAGCACGGCGCCAAGCGCACGGCGTTCGCGGGGTTCGGATCGGTGTGGATCTGCTGGTCGCTAGCGCACCTCGTCATGGTGTGGCCGGACACGTATTTACTGTGCTTTGCCGTCGCGGCCACCGACGTCGCCGCCTGGTGTGGCGGAAAGGGGTTGCGCCGCATGGCGTGGGCGCGTCGGCCGTTGTCTCCGTTAAGCCCCAACAAGACGGTCGGCGGGATGGTCGGCGCGATCATCGGGGCGTCCGTCATCCTCTCACTGTTGGGCACCATTTCGATCGGACTGCTCGTCGCCGTTTCCATCGGTGGGGTTTTCGGCGACCTGCTCGAGTCCATGTTCAAGCGTCAAGCCCAAGTCAAGGACGCCGGCTGCTGGCTGCCGGGCTTCGGAGGACTGCTCGATCGGATCGACTCGTTGCTGCTAGTACTCCCGCTGGCCTACCTACTCGGATGA